The following coding sequences lie in one Rutidosis leptorrhynchoides isolate AG116_Rl617_1_P2 chromosome 4, CSIRO_AGI_Rlap_v1, whole genome shotgun sequence genomic window:
- the LOC139841205 gene encoding glutelin type-D 1-like, protein MELDLSPKLAKQLYGGAGGSYHAWCPNDLPMLKQGNIGAGKLFLEKNGLALPRYSDSAKVAYVLQGSGVAGIVLPEKEEKVLAIKTGDAIALPFGVVTWWYNKDDTELQVLFLGDTKTAHKPGSFTDFFLTGSNGIFTGFSTEFVCRAWDIDEATAKSLVGNQKDNGIIKIDSSVKMPEPNKDHRNGMALNCLEAPLDVDIKGGGRVVVLNTKNLPLVGEVGLGADLVRLDGNAMCSPGFSCDSALQVTYIVRGSGRAQIVGVDGKRVLETTVKAGNLFIVPRFFVVSKISDNDGLEWFSIITTPNPIFTHMAGRTSVWKALSPEVLQASFNVTPEVEKTFRSKRMNSEIFFAPTK, encoded by the exons ATGGAGCTCGATTTATCACCAAAACTAGCTAAGCAATTGTACGGAGGTGCTGGTGGATCGTATCATGCATGGTGCCCTAATGATCTTCCGATGCTTAAACAAGGTAACATCGGCGCCGGAAAATTGTTTCTCGAGAAGAACGGTTTAGCTCTCCCGAGGTACTCTGATTCTGCTAAAGTTGCTTACGTTCTTCAAG GGAGTGGAGTTGCTGGAATCGTTCTGCCTGAGAAAGAAgaaaaggtcctagcaatcaaaacTGGTGATGCCATTGCTCTCCCATTCGGTGTTGTCACATGGTGGTACAACAAAGATGATACCGAGCTTCAAGTCCTTTTCTTGGGTGACACCAAAACCGCCCACAAACCAGGCTCGTTCACCGACTTCTTCCTAACTGGCTCCAACGGCATCTTCACCGGTTTCTCAACAGAATTCGTATGCCGTGCTTGGGACATAGATGAAGCCACCGCTAAATCACTCGTTGGCAACCAAAAAGACAACGGAATCATTAAAATTGATTCCAGTGTTAAAATGCCTGAACCTAACAAGGACCATAGAAACGGGATGGCGTTGAACTGTTTGGAAGCACCGTTGGACGTTGACATTAAAGGTGGTGGTCGAGTTGTTGTGTTGAACACAAAGAACTTGCCTTTGGTTGGTGAAGTTGGTTTGGGTGCTGATCTGGTTCGGTTAGATGGTAACGCTATGTGCTCGCCTGGGTTCTCGTGTGACTCTGCTCTACAAGTGACGTACATTGTTCGTGGCAGTGGACGTGCGCAGATCGTTGGTGTTGATGGCAAACGTGTTCTTGAAACGACTGTAAAGGCTGGGAACCTTTTCATTGTTCCTAGGTTCTTTGTTGTTTCAAAGATCTCTGATAATGATGGTTTGGAGTGGTTCTCCATCATCACTACTCCAAA CCCGATATTCACTCATATGGCTGGAAGGACATCTGTATGGAAGGCGTTGTCTCCTGAAGTGTTGCAGGCTTCTTTCAATGTGACCCCTGAAGTGGAGAAGACGTTTCGTTCAAAGAGGATGAACAGTGAGATCTTCTTTGCTCCAACAAAATGA